One window of Pocillopora verrucosa isolate sample1 chromosome 9, ASM3666991v2, whole genome shotgun sequence genomic DNA carries:
- the LOC131783824 gene encoding galanin receptor type 1-like: MAFQEHAIANESAVVTFNVTKSRSFSTESFSFKVFKLFCYSLVFVLGVLGNVLVFRMVMKRRKLRTVSNLFICNLAAADIAVLTVNLPFRLAYQENSYIWPFGAVLCKTIPTLAYVFITASSMTLVLMTIDQYRAIVKPLGRRFTVKTTKFAIMLIWTFSVLVALPFNFALRVVKRRDSQPVCTDAWPSDKFEQFYFLSLFVVQFVIPMTIIMCCYTLICGHLNSKTRLDHLTCTSTRQRSDRNKKVIKMLVVIAAVYALFTLPYHVTWLLSMFGYPNSVAKKLCVLLVIATSAAHPIIYGTLNQEFNKGFKAFFRCLRQKENDEYRLDSTIATRRLIGTTIRTDHVKWRDIHKRKQTEEDEEVEKQLVTCV, from the exons ATGGCATTCCAGGAACACGCTATAGCAAATGAGTCTGCGGTTGTCACATTCAACGTCACAAAAAGCCGCAGCTTTTCAACGGAGAGCTTCTCgtttaaagtttttaaactgttttgttaTTCGCTTGTCTTTGTCTTGGGCGTCTTGGGAAATGTTCTGGTTTTCCGAATGGtcatgaaaagaagaaaactgcGAACTGTTAGTAACCTTTTCATTTGTAATCTTGCCGCAGCCGACATCGCTGTCCTCACTGTGAATCTTCCATTTCGCTTGGCATATCAAGAAAATTCTTACATTTGGCCTTTTGGTGCCGTGTTATGTAAGACAATACCGACGTTAGCTTACGTTTTTATTACCGCTTCATCGATGACTTTGGTTCTTATGACTATAGACCAATATCGAGCTATAGTCAAACCTCTGGGTAGAAGATTTACCGTAAAAACCACCAAATTTGCCATTATGTTAATCTGGACTTTTTCTGTCCTCGTTGCTCTTCCGTTCAATTTTGCGCTTAGGGTGGTGAAACGACGGGACAGTCAGCCGGTTTGCACAGACGCCTGGCCCAGCGACAAGTTTGAGCAATTCTACTTTTTGAGCCTATTTGTGGTGCAGTTTGTTATACCCATGACAATAATTATGTGCTGCTATACTCTCATATGCGGCCATCTTAACTCGAAAACGAGACTAGACCACCTTACATGCACGTCAACTAGGCAACGCTCAGATCGAAACAAAAAG gTGATTAAAATGTTGGTGGTAATAGCAGCTGTGTATGCTCTTTTCACTTTGCCGTATCACGTAACGTGGCTGTTAAGTATGTTTGGTTATCCGAACTCCGTTGCAAAGAAACTTTGCGTTCTGTTAGTAATAGCAACCAGTGCCGCTCATCCAATCATTTACGGAACGCTGAACCAAGAATTCAACAAAGGATTCAAAGCGTTTTTCAGATGTTTGAGGCAAAAAGAGAATGACGAGTATCGGCTGGACAGTACAATAGCCACCAGGAGATTGATTGGAACAACCATACGCACTGATCACGTGAAATGGCGAGATattcacaaaagaaaacaaacagagGAGGATGAAGAAGTTGAGAAACAACTTGTAACTTGCGTATGA
- the LOC131783841 gene encoding T-box transcription factor TBX15-like isoform X1 has product MHQTVSHANGNLSSRANAFSVESLISSEHTNQQTSITRMAASTGRRSPESGEHDPATEALGSMQAMQSRVGSTETLECEDIVIELQMRDLWQRFFELGTEMIITKAGRRMFPAIRVKVSGLDPKSYYMLMMDIVPLDNKRYRYAYHSSKWVVAGNADAPMPGRVYIHPDSPALGEEWMRQVVSFDKVKLTNNELDQQGHIILHSMHKYQPRIHIIKKKDTSDTVAVDVEKPSSLRKTFVFPDTVFTTVTAYQNQQITRLKIDSNPFAKGFRDSGRVRDPMEEIMQAYSYFRPTAGRTLHYSNFRGRDEQLSSDQGSCSPHASVPVPSPYQSVPLSPTMPPQTPTCHSNTAFSAFNACLSSLPHGAMLPTQYHVTPYCSATETYGHMLHTAVSPFSTREPNAVVSQSDTGIPLSPIVTHQASGFQGNTYASPHAFTTHTM; this is encoded by the exons ATGCACCAAACAGTATCACACGCTAATGGAAATCTCTCCTCGCGAGCGAACGCCTTCTCTGTCGAATCGTTGATATCCTCAGAACACACAAACCAACAGACATCGATTACAAGAATGGCTGCTTCCACAGGACGCAGATCACCCGAGAGCGGAGAGCACG ATCCAGCGACTGAAGCGTTAGGATCAATGCAGGCCATGCAGAGCCGAGTGGGTTCTACAGAAACACTGGAATGCGAAGATATCGTTATTGAACTCCAGATGCGTGATTTATGGCAGCGTTTCTTTGAGTTGGGAACCGAAATGATAATTACCAAAGCAGGCAG GCGCATGTTTCCCGCCATCCGAGTCAAAGTTTCCGGACTGGATCCCAAAAGCTACTACATGCTCATGATGGACATAGTACCGCTGGACAACAAACGTTACAG GTATGCATACCACAGTTCCAAATGGGTTGTAGCGGGAAATGCGGACGCGCCGATGCCAGGCCGGGTGTATATTCACCCGGATTCTCCCGCGCTTGGCGAGGAGTGGATGAGACAAGTAGTGTCATTTGATAAAGTCAAACTGACCAATAACGAGCTGGATCAACAAGGACAT ATCATACTTCACTCCATGCACAAATATCAACCAAGAATTCACataataaagaagaaagataCCTCAGACACGGTTGCTGTGGACGTAGAGAAGCCGTCTTCCTTGAGGAAGACGTTCGTCTTTCCTGATACCGTTTTTACGACGGTTACCGCGTATCAGAATCAACAG ATAACTCGATTGAAGATTGACAGTAATCCTTTTGCAAAAGGATTTAGAGACTCGGGCCGAGTCAG GGATCCAATGGAAGAGATAATGCAAGCTTATTCATACTTTAGACCAACCGCAGGAAGAACTTTACATTATTCAAACTTCAGGGGAAGAGATGAACAGCTTAGTTCCG ATCAAGGTTCTTGTTCCCCGCATGCATCAGTCCCTGTACCATCTCCTTATCAGAGTGTTCCTCTAAGTCCTACGATGCCGCCTCAGACACCAACATGTCATTCAAATACTGCTTTCTCTGCCTTCAATGCGTGCTTATCGTCATTACCGCACGGCGCCATGTTACCTACTCAGTATCATGTGACACCCTACTGTTCCGCCACAGAAACGTACGGCCACATGCTCCACACAGCGGTGTCACCGTTTTCCACCCGCGAACCCAATGCTGTggtcagccaatcagatacgGGCATCCCACTTAGCCCAATTGTTACTCATCAGGCGAGTGGCTTTCAAGGAAATACGTATGCTTCTCCACATGCGTTCACGACACATACAATGTGA
- the LOC131783841 gene encoding T-box transcription factor TBX15-like isoform X2, with protein sequence MQAMQSRVGSTETLECEDIVIELQMRDLWQRFFELGTEMIITKAGRRMFPAIRVKVSGLDPKSYYMLMMDIVPLDNKRYRYAYHSSKWVVAGNADAPMPGRVYIHPDSPALGEEWMRQVVSFDKVKLTNNELDQQGHIILHSMHKYQPRIHIIKKKDTSDTVAVDVEKPSSLRKTFVFPDTVFTTVTAYQNQQITRLKIDSNPFAKGFRDSGRVRDPMEEIMQAYSYFRPTAGRTLHYSNFRGRDEQLSSDQGSCSPHASVPVPSPYQSVPLSPTMPPQTPTCHSNTAFSAFNACLSSLPHGAMLPTQYHVTPYCSATETYGHMLHTAVSPFSTREPNAVVSQSDTGIPLSPIVTHQASGFQGNTYASPHAFTTHTM encoded by the exons ATGCAGGCCATGCAGAGCCGAGTGGGTTCTACAGAAACACTGGAATGCGAAGATATCGTTATTGAACTCCAGATGCGTGATTTATGGCAGCGTTTCTTTGAGTTGGGAACCGAAATGATAATTACCAAAGCAGGCAG GCGCATGTTTCCCGCCATCCGAGTCAAAGTTTCCGGACTGGATCCCAAAAGCTACTACATGCTCATGATGGACATAGTACCGCTGGACAACAAACGTTACAG GTATGCATACCACAGTTCCAAATGGGTTGTAGCGGGAAATGCGGACGCGCCGATGCCAGGCCGGGTGTATATTCACCCGGATTCTCCCGCGCTTGGCGAGGAGTGGATGAGACAAGTAGTGTCATTTGATAAAGTCAAACTGACCAATAACGAGCTGGATCAACAAGGACAT ATCATACTTCACTCCATGCACAAATATCAACCAAGAATTCACataataaagaagaaagataCCTCAGACACGGTTGCTGTGGACGTAGAGAAGCCGTCTTCCTTGAGGAAGACGTTCGTCTTTCCTGATACCGTTTTTACGACGGTTACCGCGTATCAGAATCAACAG ATAACTCGATTGAAGATTGACAGTAATCCTTTTGCAAAAGGATTTAGAGACTCGGGCCGAGTCAG GGATCCAATGGAAGAGATAATGCAAGCTTATTCATACTTTAGACCAACCGCAGGAAGAACTTTACATTATTCAAACTTCAGGGGAAGAGATGAACAGCTTAGTTCCG ATCAAGGTTCTTGTTCCCCGCATGCATCAGTCCCTGTACCATCTCCTTATCAGAGTGTTCCTCTAAGTCCTACGATGCCGCCTCAGACACCAACATGTCATTCAAATACTGCTTTCTCTGCCTTCAATGCGTGCTTATCGTCATTACCGCACGGCGCCATGTTACCTACTCAGTATCATGTGACACCCTACTGTTCCGCCACAGAAACGTACGGCCACATGCTCCACACAGCGGTGTCACCGTTTTCCACCCGCGAACCCAATGCTGTggtcagccaatcagatacgGGCATCCCACTTAGCCCAATTGTTACTCATCAGGCGAGTGGCTTTCAAGGAAATACGTATGCTTCTCCACATGCGTTCACGACACATACAATGTGA